A stretch of Mucilaginibacter terrae DNA encodes these proteins:
- a CDS encoding IscS subfamily cysteine desulfurase, translating to MNLPIYLDNNATTPMDPRVLEAMIPYFTQKFGNAASRNHHFGWVAEEGVDYAREQVAKLIGASEKEIIFTSGATESDNLAIKGVFEMYKDKGNHIITAVTEHKAVLDACKHVEKLGGKVTYLNVKEDGLVDLAALEAAMTPETILVSIMYGNNEIGVIQPVKEIADIAHKHGALFMTDATQAVGKISVDVNRDGIDLLALSAHKMYGPKGVGALYVRRKGPRVKVTAQMDGGGHERGMRSGTLNVPGIVGLGKACEIAYNEMVSEAIRLSALRDKLQSALTVLEESYVNGNQEHRLPHVANISFKYVEGEGLMMAMKDLAVSSGSACTSASLEPSYVLKSLGLSDDLAHSSIRFGLGRFTTEEEVDYAIEVTKKAVTHLRDLSPLWEMFKEGIDLNSIEWAEH from the coding sequence TCAGAAATTTGGTAATGCGGCCAGCCGTAACCACCATTTTGGCTGGGTAGCCGAAGAAGGTGTTGACTATGCTCGCGAGCAGGTAGCCAAGCTGATTGGTGCCAGCGAAAAAGAGATCATTTTTACTTCGGGCGCAACCGAGTCAGATAACCTGGCTATCAAAGGTGTTTTCGAAATGTATAAAGATAAAGGCAACCACATTATTACCGCCGTTACTGAACACAAAGCTGTTTTAGATGCTTGCAAGCACGTTGAAAAACTGGGCGGCAAGGTTACTTATCTTAATGTAAAAGAAGATGGTTTGGTAGACCTGGCTGCGCTTGAAGCAGCCATGACTCCTGAAACCATCCTGGTATCGATCATGTATGGCAACAACGAAATTGGTGTTATACAACCGGTTAAAGAAATTGCCGACATTGCCCACAAACATGGCGCATTATTTATGACCGATGCGACACAGGCCGTTGGTAAAATTTCGGTTGATGTTAACCGCGATGGTATTGACCTGCTGGCCTTATCGGCTCACAAAATGTACGGCCCTAAAGGTGTTGGCGCTTTATACGTTCGCCGTAAAGGACCACGTGTTAAAGTTACTGCCCAAATGGACGGTGGCGGCCATGAGCGTGGTATGCGTTCGGGTACTCTTAACGTACCGGGCATTGTAGGCTTAGGTAAAGCCTGCGAAATTGCTTATAATGAAATGGTAAGTGAAGCAATACGTTTATCAGCCCTGCGCGATAAATTACAGTCGGCTTTAACCGTTTTAGAAGAAAGCTATGTAAACGGTAACCAGGAGCACCGCTTACCGCACGTAGCCAATATTTCTTTTAAATATGTTGAAGGCGAAGGTTTGATGATGGCCATGAAAGATTTGGCAGTATCATCAGGCTCGGCCTGTACTTCTGCATCGTTAGAGCCATCATACGTATTGAAAAGCTTGGGCTTGTCTGACGATTTGGCACATTCTTCTATCCGTTTTGGCTTAGGCCGTTTTACAACCGAAGAAGAGGTTGATTACGCTATAGAGGTAACCAAAAAGGCCGTAACACACCTTCGCGACCTTTCTCCGCTGTGGGAAATGTTTAAAGAAGGCATCGACCTAAACTCAATTGAGTGGGCAGAACATTAA
- the iscU gene encoding Fe-S cluster assembly scaffold IscU, translated as MAYSDKVIDHYTNPRNVGTLDKSSHKVGTGLVGAPECGDVMRLQIEVDDNNVITDAKFKTFGCGSAIASSSLATEWLKGKSIDDAMAIDNMDIVEELALPPVKIHCSVLAEDAIKAAINDYRVKNGLAPIELEKSHH; from the coding sequence ATGGCTTATTCAGATAAAGTAATTGACCATTACACCAACCCACGCAACGTGGGTACTTTAGATAAAAGCAGCCACAAAGTAGGTACCGGCTTAGTTGGTGCCCCTGAGTGTGGCGACGTAATGCGCCTGCAAATTGAGGTTGACGATAACAACGTAATTACCGATGCCAAATTCAAAACCTTTGGTTGCGGTTCGGCTATCGCATCTTCATCGTTAGCTACCGAGTGGTTAAAAGGAAAATCAATAGACGATGCAATGGCTATTGACAATATGGACATTGTTGAAGAGCTTGCCCTTCCACCAGTTAAAATTCACTGCTCGGTTTTAGCAGAGGATGCTATTAAAGCCGCCATTAACGATTACCGCGTTAAAAACGGCCTGGCTCCTATCGAGCTTGAAAAATCGCACCATTAA
- a CDS encoding HesB/IscA family protein: protein MVTVTDKAKDKIDHLMQDANLDSSYFLRVSVQGGGCSGLSYNMDFDNEEKKGDQFFEDKGLRIALDMKSFLYLAGTELDFSDGLNGKGFNFINPNASRTCGCGESFSV from the coding sequence ATGGTTACCGTAACAGATAAAGCAAAAGATAAGATAGACCACCTGATGCAGGATGCTAACCTCGATTCGTCGTATTTTTTACGCGTATCGGTACAAGGTGGTGGTTGCTCGGGCCTGTCTTACAACATGGACTTTGATAACGAGGAGAAAAAAGGCGACCAGTTTTTTGAAGACAAAGGCTTGCGTATTGCACTGGATATGAAATCATTTTTATACCTGGCCGGTACCGAACTCGACTTTTCGGACGGGTTGAACGGCAAAGGTTTTAATTTTATAAACCCTAACGCCAGTCGCACCTGTGGATGCGGCGAAAGCTTCTCGGTATAA
- a CDS encoding AMP-dependent synthetase/ligase encodes MNPVKKPQTIPQLLRHIVAHIHPDTHPFLTDKVKDKWVDISYREALIKIDAISAWFLHMGVRKGDRLGLVIENGPDYIYYDQALQQIGAVNTSIYPTLTEAETEYIINDSEMKTLLVGSPFLLRKVAKVANNCPSLERIMMAFEDCEKYADQVNLNAGVLSLEEVITEGLTLVEQYRHQINSCRESILPSDLSCLIYTSGTTGTPKGVMLMHSNFVQTVWAGLEQISIVDKDDCFLSFLPLSHVFERAATYYICMGAGARIAFAQSLDLLAKNMVEVKPTIMNCVPRLLERIHDKAMKNGADAGGMKTKIFNWAFEIGTQHREVKESGKKPGLILRNQHKLADKLVFSKIKEKTGGRLKFLISGGGALPKNVGEFFGNIGIPVLEGYGLTETTGPVCVTEFQRQVYGTAGRILPGSEIGIQDVETQKIYTVQTHNSCDPNFTSPEGEIIIKGVAVMKGYWNKPEETGITIDKDGWFHSGDIGRFYKGYLQITDRLKNMLINAYGKNIYPTPVENAYLKSPKIEQIFLIGDRREYVTAIIVPLKELLQETFGLTEDWFKDAAAFVDDKQITDWLKQDIRKLSNTLAKFERIKNFKVKRNPFSMEDGELTVTLKAKRKVIEKKYADVIDDMYTQEVDAD; translated from the coding sequence ATGAACCCGGTTAAAAAGCCTCAAACTATTCCTCAACTCTTACGCCATATTGTTGCCCATATTCACCCCGATACGCACCCGTTTTTAACCGATAAGGTGAAAGATAAATGGGTTGATATATCGTACCGTGAAGCATTAATTAAAATCGATGCCATATCGGCGTGGTTTCTGCACATGGGTGTGCGCAAAGGCGACCGCTTGGGGCTGGTGATTGAGAACGGGCCAGATTACATTTATTACGACCAGGCGCTTCAACAAATTGGCGCTGTAAATACATCCATCTACCCTACCCTTACCGAAGCTGAGACCGAATACATTATTAATGATTCGGAGATGAAGACTTTGCTGGTGGGTAGCCCGTTCCTCTTACGTAAGGTGGCAAAGGTGGCTAATAACTGTCCGTCGTTAGAGCGCATTATGATGGCGTTTGAAGACTGTGAGAAGTATGCCGACCAGGTTAATCTCAATGCCGGTGTATTAAGCCTCGAAGAAGTGATTACCGAAGGTTTAACTTTAGTAGAGCAATACCGCCACCAGATAAACAGTTGCCGCGAATCTATTTTACCATCTGATCTGTCGTGTTTGATATATACATCGGGCACAACCGGTACACCAAAGGGAGTTATGCTGATGCACAGCAACTTTGTACAAACCGTTTGGGCGGGGTTGGAGCAAATTTCAATTGTTGATAAAGATGATTGCTTTTTGTCGTTCCTACCCCTATCGCACGTATTTGAGCGGGCCGCTACCTATTATATATGTATGGGTGCGGGTGCCCGCATTGCCTTTGCCCAAAGCCTCGATTTGCTGGCTAAAAACATGGTGGAGGTTAAACCTACTATTATGAACTGTGTGCCGCGTCTGTTAGAGCGCATACATGATAAGGCTATGAAAAATGGAGCTGATGCAGGTGGTATGAAAACCAAAATTTTCAATTGGGCCTTTGAAATTGGCACGCAACATCGGGAGGTTAAAGAAAGTGGTAAAAAGCCTGGATTAATCTTGCGCAATCAGCATAAACTGGCCGATAAACTGGTGTTCAGTAAAATAAAAGAAAAAACCGGCGGACGCTTAAAGTTTCTTATTTCGGGTGGTGGTGCGCTGCCTAAAAATGTGGGTGAGTTTTTCGGCAACATAGGCATACCGGTTTTAGAAGGTTATGGATTAACCGAAACCACCGGTCCGGTTTGTGTTACCGAGTTTCAACGCCAGGTTTATGGTACGGCCGGCCGTATTTTACCGGGATCGGAAATTGGCATACAAGATGTAGAAACCCAAAAGATATACACCGTACAAACCCACAACTCCTGCGATCCAAACTTTACATCGCCCGAAGGTGAAATTATTATTAAGGGCGTGGCTGTTATGAAAGGATACTGGAACAAACCCGAAGAGACAGGTATAACTATCGATAAAGATGGCTGGTTCCACAGCGGTGATATTGGTCGTTTTTATAAAGGCTACCTGCAAATTACCGATCGTTTAAAAAACATGCTGATAAATGCCTACGGTAAAAACATATACCCAACCCCGGTAGAGAATGCTTATCTCAAAAGCCCTAAAATTGAGCAGATATTCCTGATTGGCGACCGCCGCGAATATGTGACTGCCATCATTGTTCCACTTAAGGAATTACTGCAGGAAACTTTTGGCTTAACTGAAGACTGGTTTAAAGACGCTGCCGCTTTTGTTGACGATAAACAAATTACCGACTGGCTAAAACAGGACATACGTAAGCTGAGTAACACTCTTGCTAAATTTGAGCGCATTAAGAACTTCAAAGTAAAACGCAATCCCTTTAGCATGGAAGATGGCGAACTTACCGTAACCCTTAAAGCCAAGCGCAAGGTTATTGAGAAAAAGTACGCCGATGTAATTGATGATATGTATACGCAGGAAGTAGATGCGGATTAA
- a CDS encoding DUF4397 domain-containing protein, producing MKNITQMVSGKMKIAGVLLLLTTALTSCLKDNNDDYVAPQSAVISVINASPDSQPVDFYLDQNRANNSAINYGNGLDYLNAFVGKRTATFNQAGTTTKIKSDTMTLVNNGVYTLYLTNLVATPEFVLLKDNIVKPAAGQVSVRFVHVSAGTPNVDLVTSTGTVIASNIAYKSASAFASVAVGKYTLQVRQAGTSTVLATIADKDLAANSVYTVWLQGINGSTDEVKKLMAKTQLNAYFQ from the coding sequence ATGAAAAACATTACACAAATGGTTAGCGGAAAGATGAAGATTGCAGGTGTATTATTATTACTCACCACAGCTCTAACCTCTTGCTTAAAAGACAACAATGATGATTATGTAGCACCACAATCAGCCGTAATTTCGGTTATCAATGCATCACCCGATTCGCAACCGGTTGATTTTTACCTTGACCAAAATAGGGCAAACAATAGTGCTATTAATTACGGAAACGGTTTAGATTATTTGAACGCGTTTGTGGGCAAACGCACCGCAACATTTAACCAGGCGGGAACAACCACCAAAATTAAATCAGATACCATGACACTGGTAAACAATGGTGTATATACCTTGTACCTTACCAATCTGGTAGCTACCCCTGAATTTGTTTTATTAAAAGACAATATTGTTAAACCTGCTGCAGGCCAGGTTTCTGTACGTTTTGTACACGTAAGTGCAGGCACGCCAAATGTCGATTTAGTTACCAGCACCGGTACTGTAATTGCCTCTAATATTGCTTATAAATCGGCATCGGCATTTGCATCTGTGGCGGTTGGCAAATACACTTTGCAGGTTCGCCAGGCCGGCACATCAACTGTATTAGCCACCATTGCTGATAAAGATCTTGCTGCAAACAGCGTTTATACCGTATGGTTACAAGGTATTAATGGCTCTACTGATGAGGTTAAAAAGCTTATGGCTAAAACCCAGTTGAACGCTTATTTCCAATAA
- the lysS gene encoding lysine--tRNA ligase, giving the protein MSIAALSEQEVLRRKSLQNLRALGIDPYPAEAYPVNAWAQDINENFNTDPDKYKEVTIAGRIMTRRIMGSASFAELQDSTGRVQIYIKRDDICPGEDKTLYNTVFKKLLDLGDYIGVKGYVFLTQTGEISVHVQEFTVLAKSLKPLPVVKRDDEGNIYDGFTDPELRYRQRYVDLTVNPEYKQIFINRSKVISTMRNYFSEQGWMEVETPILQAIHGGAAARPFNTHHNTLDMPLYLRIANELYLKRLIVAGFDGVFEFGKMFRNEGMDRTHNPEYTAMEIYVAYKDYIWMMAMVEECLEKVAVAVHGSPVVQVGEHDINFAGPYEKLSMYDSILKYTNIDVSQMDEAQLRQTCRDLAIEVDSTMGKGKLIDEIFSAKVEANLIQPTYITDYPIEMTPLAKKHRSKDGLVERFELFVLGKEIGNAYSELNDPLDQRERFEEQLLLAGRGDEEAMAMDEDFLRSLEYGMPPTSGLGIGIDRLVMLMTNQTTIQEVLFFPQMRPEKKAKVVTIDDFVNIGVPAEWVPVINKMGFNTVEDLKAANPNKVFNDLGGMRKKLKLDLTIPAKESVMAWFA; this is encoded by the coding sequence ATGAGTATTGCAGCTTTATCTGAGCAGGAAGTTTTACGCCGCAAATCGTTACAAAACTTGCGCGCCCTGGGCATCGACCCTTACCCTGCCGAAGCCTACCCGGTGAACGCCTGGGCACAAGACATCAACGAAAATTTTAATACCGATCCCGATAAGTACAAGGAAGTTACCATAGCCGGCCGTATTATGACGCGCCGAATTATGGGTAGTGCCAGTTTTGCCGAATTGCAGGATTCGACCGGCCGTGTACAGATTTACATTAAGCGTGATGATATTTGCCCCGGTGAGGATAAGACCCTGTATAATACGGTATTTAAAAAACTGCTGGATTTAGGTGATTATATTGGTGTTAAAGGCTATGTATTTTTAACCCAAACCGGCGAAATTTCGGTGCACGTACAGGAGTTTACTGTATTGGCCAAATCGCTTAAACCGTTGCCGGTTGTAAAACGCGACGATGAAGGCAACATTTACGACGGCTTTACCGACCCTGAATTACGTTACCGCCAGCGTTATGTTGACTTAACCGTTAACCCCGAATACAAACAAATATTCATCAACCGCTCTAAAGTAATTAGCACCATGCGTAATTACTTTAGCGAGCAAGGCTGGATGGAGGTTGAAACCCCTATTCTGCAAGCTATACATGGTGGTGCGGCGGCGCGGCCGTTTAATACCCACCACAACACGTTGGATATGCCGCTTTACCTGCGCATTGCCAATGAGTTATACCTTAAACGTTTAATAGTAGCCGGTTTTGATGGCGTATTTGAGTTTGGTAAAATGTTTCGTAACGAGGGCATGGACCGCACCCACAACCCCGAGTACACAGCTATGGAGATATATGTAGCCTACAAAGACTATATATGGATGATGGCCATGGTTGAGGAGTGTTTAGAGAAAGTTGCCGTTGCCGTGCATGGTTCACCTGTGGTTCAAGTGGGTGAGCACGATATAAATTTTGCCGGTCCGTACGAGAAACTGTCGATGTATGATTCGATTTTGAAATACACCAACATCGATGTATCACAAATGGACGAGGCTCAGTTACGCCAAACCTGCCGCGATTTAGCCATTGAGGTAGATAGCACCATGGGCAAAGGCAAACTTATCGACGAGATATTCAGCGCGAAGGTAGAAGCCAACCTAATACAACCAACCTACATTACCGACTACCCTATCGAGATGACACCGCTTGCCAAAAAGCACCGCAGCAAAGACGGCTTGGTGGAGCGTTTTGAGCTGTTTGTTTTGGGTAAAGAGATAGGCAACGCATACAGCGAGTTGAACGATCCGCTCGATCAGCGTGAGCGTTTTGAAGAGCAATTGTTACTGGCCGGCAGAGGTGATGAAGAAGCTATGGCTATGGACGAGGATTTCCTGCGTTCGTTAGAGTATGGTATGCCGCCAACCTCGGGTTTGGGTATAGGTATTGATCGATTGGTGATGCTCATGACCAATCAAACCACCATACAGGAAGTACTGTTCTTCCCGCAGATGCGCCCTGAGAAAAAAGCCAAAGTGGTAACCATTGATGATTTTGTAAATATTGGTGTACCAGCCGAGTGGGTTCCGGTAATAAACAAAATGGGCTTTAACACGGTTGAAGACCTGAAAGCCGCCAACCCTAACAAGGTATTTAATGATTTGGGCGGTATGCGCAAAAAGCTAAAACTGGATCTCACTATCCCTGCAAAAGAGAGTGTAATGGCTTGGTTTGCATAA
- a CDS encoding DUF2892 domain-containing protein, giving the protein MSNIVRLIIACVIMGAGVTLCAFGFWGWGILVFILGGLVLLTYFFNENMLVAQFYLRKENSEEAEKWLLKIKDYEKELFKAQHGYYNMLIGLIESRKAPLKSEKYFKKALQLGMTMSHNTALAKLSLAGIAMAKRNKREAQQYLSEASKDDKNKLLADQIKMMKAQMAQMDKQQVQRGGYRNF; this is encoded by the coding sequence ATGTCGAATATTGTTAGGTTAATTATAGCCTGTGTTATTATGGGTGCAGGCGTTACCCTGTGTGCTTTTGGTTTTTGGGGATGGGGTATATTGGTGTTTATTTTAGGCGGCCTGGTGTTGCTTACTTATTTCTTTAACGAGAATATGCTGGTAGCTCAATTTTACCTGCGTAAAGAAAACTCGGAAGAAGCTGAAAAATGGCTTTTAAAAATTAAAGATTACGAAAAAGAGTTATTTAAAGCCCAGCATGGTTATTACAATATGCTGATCGGTTTAATAGAGTCGCGCAAGGCGCCTTTAAAATCAGAGAAATATTTTAAGAAAGCTTTGCAATTAGGCATGACCATGTCGCACAATACAGCTTTGGCCAAATTAAGCCTTGCCGGTATAGCCATGGCTAAGCGTAACAAGCGCGAAGCTCAGCAATACCTTTCGGAAGCCAGCAAAGACGATAAAAACAAATTACTGGCCGACCAGATTAAAATGATGAAAGCGCAAATGGCGCAAATGGACAAACAACAGGTTCAGCGCGGCGGTTATAGGAATTTTTAA
- the ung gene encoding uracil-DNA glycosylase — MAIDLEPSWLKVLHEEFEKDYMHQLKEFLIQEKEAGQKVYPKGSDIFNAFNHTSFDNLKVVILGQDPYHGANQAMGLSFAVHRGIPVPRSLNNIYKELQTDIPGFTIPNHGDLTQWADQGVLLLNATLTVQAGNAGSHQKKGWEIFTDNVIRKISEEKKGIVFLLWGRFAQAKAELIDQSKHHILKAAHPSPFSADSGFFGCKHFSKTNEILKSEGKKEIDWQV; from the coding sequence ATGGCTATAGATTTGGAGCCTTCGTGGCTTAAAGTACTGCATGAGGAGTTTGAAAAAGACTACATGCACCAACTAAAAGAGTTTTTAATACAAGAGAAAGAAGCAGGCCAAAAAGTATACCCCAAGGGTAGCGACATATTTAACGCCTTTAACCACACTTCTTTTGATAACCTCAAAGTAGTAATATTAGGGCAAGACCCATACCATGGCGCTAACCAGGCCATGGGCTTATCATTTGCCGTACACCGCGGAATACCTGTGCCGCGCTCATTAAACAATATTTATAAGGAATTACAAACCGATATACCCGGCTTTACCATACCCAACCACGGCGACCTTACCCAGTGGGCCGATCAGGGTGTGCTGCTCCTCAACGCCACGCTCACTGTGCAGGCAGGCAATGCTGGTTCTCATCAAAAAAAGGGATGGGAGATTTTCACCGATAACGTGATCCGCAAAATATCTGAAGAAAAAAAGGGCATCGTATTTTTACTGTGGGGCCGCTTTGCCCAGGCAAAAGCCGAACTCATTGACCAAAGTAAACACCATATCCTGAAAGCAGCTCATCCCTCTCCTTTTTCGGCTGATAGCGGTTTCTTTGGATGCAAGCATTTCAGTAAAACAAATGAGATTTTGAAAAGCGAAGGCAAGAAAGAGATTGATTGGCAGGTGTAG
- a CDS encoding Lrp/AsnC family transcriptional regulator, with product MAAELDKIDLQILKILQENGRITNLQLSNEIGLSPAPTLERVRKLENAEYIKSYHALVDEEKLGLGIKTFIQVSLDFHKSNTIDVFLQEIQKIKEITECHHVTGQCDFLLKVYVRDIKLYEQLIMDKISRIPVVKTFQTMMIMSTSKKEPTVPLEY from the coding sequence ATGGCTGCCGAATTAGATAAGATTGACCTTCAAATACTTAAAATCCTTCAGGAGAACGGAAGGATAACCAACTTGCAGCTATCAAATGAAATAGGCTTGTCGCCTGCGCCAACTTTGGAGCGTGTTCGTAAATTGGAGAATGCCGAATACATAAAAAGTTACCATGCCCTGGTAGACGAAGAAAAGTTAGGCTTAGGTATCAAAACTTTTATACAGGTATCGCTCGATTTTCATAAGAGCAATACTATTGATGTTTTTTTACAGGAAATTCAAAAGATAAAAGAAATAACCGAATGCCACCATGTAACCGGCCAGTGCGATTTTTTGCTAAAGGTTTACGTGCGCGACATTAAACTGTACGAACAACTCATCATGGACAAGATCAGCCGCATCCCGGTTGTAAAAACCTTCCAAACCATGATGATCATGTCGACCAGTAAAAAGGAACCGACGGTTCCTTTGGAATACTAA
- a CDS encoding metal-dependent transcriptional regulator: protein MHSFTEENHLKAIYHLLLRAQSATTNDIAAALGTKAASVTDMLKKLADKKLINYARYQGVTLTPDGERIAVSIVRKHRLWEHFLVDKLKFKWDEVHDMAEELEHISSTELINRLDEFMGYPQFDPHGDPIPDCDGRINDQRLQSALLLAQNHSGKIAGVADHSPAFLQYLEKAQLTIGQTITITGITDYDLSVKLNNNNKEFNISREVAKNLLILV, encoded by the coding sequence ATGCACTCATTTACAGAGGAAAACCATTTAAAGGCAATTTATCATTTATTGCTACGCGCCCAAAGTGCTACAACAAATGATATTGCGGCGGCATTGGGCACCAAAGCAGCTTCGGTGACTGATATGCTTAAAAAACTGGCCGATAAAAAACTGATCAATTATGCTCGCTACCAGGGCGTAACGCTTACACCCGATGGTGAACGCATTGCCGTAAGTATTGTGCGTAAACACCGTTTGTGGGAGCATTTTTTGGTAGACAAGCTCAAATTTAAATGGGACGAAGTGCATGATATGGCCGAAGAGCTGGAACACATTTCTTCTACCGAACTCATAAACCGTTTAGACGAATTTATGGGGTACCCACAATTTGATCCGCACGGCGATCCTATTCCTGATTGTGATGGCCGCATTAACGATCAGCGCTTGCAATCGGCTTTATTACTTGCCCAAAACCACAGCGGCAAAATAGCTGGCGTGGCCGACCACTCCCCTGCTTTTTTACAATACCTGGAAAAAGCACAGCTTACCATAGGGCAAACCATTACAATTACCGGCATAACCGATTACGACCTTTCGGTTAAACTAAACAACAACAATAAAGAATTTAACATAAGCCGCGAAGTGGCTAAAAACCTATTAATACTGGTATGA
- a CDS encoding Nramp family divalent metal transporter: MSTNRESLSNVHGSVDTQGKTGWRKIAAFIGPAYLISVGYMDPGNWATDLQAGSQFGYKLIWVLVMSNLIALLLQSLSARLGIVRGLDIAQASKNTYPPFVNFCLYILAQISIIACDLAEIIGMAIGLQLLFGLPLIWGVSITMLDTLLLLFLLNKGMRRLEGFIVSLIFIVGLSFFIEMIIVEPDLPELAKGFIPSTLNHSALYISIGIIGATVMPHNLYLHSSLVQTRKIDRSDAGIRSALKFNLWDTTIALNLAFFVNAAILVLAASAFFRNGYHEIAEIEDAHKLLNNIFGSMAPKLFAIALIAAGQSSTITGTLAGQIIMEGHLNLRIAPWLRRLLTRMLAIVPAFLTLLYAGESGLGRLLVLSQVVLSLQLGFAVIPLIHFTSDKKAMGNFVIKPYVKALAWLIAAVIVGLNGRLVVEEISKWSAENPGSEAWIHYLVTPIACAVGLLLVYVFVKPFISKSTGLDVAIPHGIASAIKDIDGVIYSRIGVAIDFSSNDHASIKHALMQGGKQATYTLIHVVETAGARYHGTNAMDYETQSDHDNMQLYVDELKTLGYQSTASIGYGSRANAIASVVNSEKIDFLVMGSHGHKAIKDLIYGTTVDTVRHLVNIPVLIVKQAKK, from the coding sequence ATGAGTACAAACCGCGAATCATTAAGCAATGTACATGGCTCTGTTGATACCCAAGGCAAAACCGGCTGGCGCAAAATAGCGGCATTTATTGGTCCGGCGTACCTTATTAGCGTGGGTTACATGGACCCGGGCAACTGGGCAACCGATCTGCAGGCGGGCAGCCAGTTTGGCTACAAGCTTATTTGGGTGCTCGTAATGTCGAACTTAATTGCTCTGCTGCTGCAATCATTAAGTGCGCGGCTGGGTATTGTGCGGGGACTGGATATTGCGCAGGCCTCCAAAAACACTTACCCGCCGTTTGTTAACTTTTGCTTGTATATACTGGCGCAAATATCCATCATAGCATGCGATTTGGCCGAAATTATTGGTATGGCCATTGGTTTGCAACTGCTATTTGGCTTGCCGCTCATATGGGGTGTATCTATTACCATGCTCGATACGCTTTTGCTGCTCTTCCTGCTTAATAAAGGCATGCGGCGTTTAGAGGGTTTTATCGTGTCGCTGATATTCATCGTCGGGTTATCGTTCTTCATTGAAATGATCATTGTAGAACCTGATCTGCCCGAACTGGCAAAGGGCTTCATTCCATCTACCCTTAATCATTCGGCACTGTATATTTCTATTGGTATTATAGGTGCTACGGTAATGCCACACAACCTGTACCTGCATTCCTCGTTGGTGCAAACCCGTAAAATCGACCGCAGCGATGCAGGCATCCGGAGTGCTTTGAAGTTTAATTTGTGGGATACCACCATTGCCCTTAATCTCGCTTTTTTTGTAAATGCAGCTATTTTAGTACTTGCAGCCAGCGCCTTTTTCAGGAACGGCTATCACGAAATTGCCGAAATTGAAGATGCGCACAAACTCCTTAATAATATATTTGGCAGCATGGCCCCCAAGCTGTTTGCCATTGCGCTGATAGCCGCCGGGCAAAGCTCAACCATTACAGGCACCCTTGCCGGGCAAATTATCATGGAGGGTCACCTTAACCTGCGTATTGCGCCGTGGCTGCGCCGGTTACTAACGCGAATGCTGGCTATAGTTCCGGCATTTTTAACACTGCTGTACGCGGGCGAAAGCGGCTTAGGCCGGTTGCTGGTATTAAGCCAGGTAGTATTGAGCTTACAATTGGGCTTCGCAGTTATTCCGCTTATACATTTTACATCCGACAAAAAAGCGATGGGCAATTTTGTAATAAAGCCCTATGTAAAAGCTTTGGCCTGGTTAATTGCGGCAGTAATTGTTGGGTTGAACGGCCGTTTGGTGGTTGAAGAAATTAGCAAATGGAGCGCAGAAAACCCGGGATCGGAAGCGTGGATACATTATTTGGTAACGCCAATTGCCTGTGCTGTGGGCTTATTGCTGGTATACGTTTTTGTGAAACCTTTCATCAGCAAATCAACCGGGCTGGATGTGGCTATTCCGCATGGTATTGCATCGGCTATAAAGGATATCGACGGCGTAATTTACTCGCGCATTGGTGTGGCTATCGATTTTTCGTCGAACGATCATGCCTCTATCAAACACGCGCTGATGCAAGGGGGCAAACAGGCTACCTATACGCTTATACACGTGGTTGAAACCGCCGGGGCACGCTATCACGGCACAAACGCTATGGACTATGAAACCCAAAGCGACCATGATAACATGCAGTTGTATGTAGATGAATTGAAAACATTAGGCTATCAATCAACAGCAAGCATAGGCTACGGCAGCCGGGCCAACGCTATAGCCAGCGTTGTAAACAGTGAGAAAATAGATTTTTTAGTAATGGGCTCACACGGGCACAAAGCCATTAAAGATTTAATTTATGGCACCACTGTTGATACAGTAAGGCACCTGGTTAACATACCTGTGCTGATTGTTAAACAGGCCAAGAAATAA